A genomic stretch from Methylorubrum extorquens includes:
- the rplV gene encoding 50S ribosomal protein L22 (Evidence 2a : Function from experimental evidences in other organisms; Product type s : structure): MGKPATPRALPENEAKAVARMLRVSPQKLNLVAALIRGKKVDTALADLEFSRKRIARDVKKCLESAIANAENNHDLDVDDLVVSQAFVGKALVLKRFHARARGRGARILKPFANLTIVVREVRAEAA, translated from the coding sequence ATGGGCAAGCCTGCCACCCCCCGCGCGCTCCCCGAGAACGAGGCGAAGGCCGTCGCGCGGATGCTCCGCGTGTCGCCCCAGAAGCTCAACCTCGTGGCGGCGTTGATCCGCGGCAAGAAGGTCGATACGGCCCTTGCCGATCTCGAATTCTCCCGCAAGCGCATCGCCCGCGATGTGAAGAAGTGCTTGGAGAGCGCGATCGCCAACGCCGAGAACAACCACGATCTCGACGTGGACGATCTCGTCGTCTCCCAGGCCTTCGTCGGCAAGGCGCTGGTGCTCAAGCGCTTCCACGCCCGTGCCCGCGGTCGCGGCGCGCGCATCCTGAAGCCCTTTGCGAACCTCACGATCGTGGTTCGCGAAGTGCGCGCTGAAGCGGCCTGA
- the rpmC gene encoding 50S ribosomal protein L29 (Evidence 2a : Function from experimental evidences in other organisms; PubMedId : 10094780, 1092361, 12809609, 3892488; Product type s : structure): protein MKSDQRLSDLRALSADQLSDELISLKKEQFNLRFQGATGQLENVARVREVRRDIARVRTLQRQKTLDAAKA from the coding sequence ATGAAGTCCGACCAGAGACTGTCTGATCTGCGCGCTCTGTCGGCGGATCAGCTTTCCGACGAGCTCATCAGCCTGAAGAAGGAGCAGTTCAACCTGCGCTTCCAGGGCGCGACGGGCCAACTTGAGAACGTCGCCCGGGTCCGTGAGGTCCGCCGCGACATCGCCCGTGTCCGCACGCTGCAGCGTCAGAAGACGCTGGACGCGGCCAAGGCCTGA
- the rpsS gene encoding 30S ribosomal protein S19 (Evidence 2a : Function from experimental evidences in other organisms; PubMedId : 10094780, 12244297, 12809609, 3279034, 348496, 3892488; Product type s : structure) translates to MARSLWKGPFVDGYLLKKADAARGGSRNEVVKIWSRRSTILPQFVGITFGVHNGHKHIPVYVTEEMVGHKFGEFSPTRTFPGHAADKKAKRR, encoded by the coding sequence ATGGCACGTTCCCTCTGGAAAGGGCCGTTCGTCGACGGCTACCTCCTCAAGAAGGCCGACGCCGCCCGCGGCGGCAGCCGCAACGAGGTCGTCAAGATCTGGAGCCGTCGCTCCACGATCCTTCCGCAGTTCGTGGGCATCACCTTCGGTGTGCACAACGGACACAAGCATATCCCGGTCTACGTCACCGAGGAGATGGTCGGTCACAAGTTCGGCGAGTTCTCGCCGACCCGCACCTTCCCCGGTCACGCGGCCGACAAGAAGGCAAAGAGGCGCTGA
- the rplP gene encoding 50S ribosomal protein L16 (Evidence 2a : Function from experimental evidences in other organisms; PubMedId : 10094780, 12809609, 3892488, 6154696, 786730; Product type s : structure), whose product MLQPKKTKFRKQFKGRISGAAKGGFELNFGQFGLKCLEPERITARQIEAARRAITREMKRQGRVWIRVFPDLPVTAKPTEVRMGSGKGAPEYWAARVHPGRIMFEVDGVAEDIAREALRLGAAKLPVRTRVIQRIAD is encoded by the coding sequence ATGCTGCAACCCAAGAAGACCAAATTTCGTAAGCAGTTCAAGGGTCGCATCAGTGGCGCGGCCAAGGGCGGCTTCGAGCTGAACTTCGGCCAGTTCGGCCTCAAGTGCCTGGAGCCCGAGCGCATCACCGCGCGGCAGATCGAGGCGGCCCGCCGCGCGATCACCCGCGAGATGAAGCGTCAGGGCCGGGTGTGGATCCGGGTGTTCCCGGATCTGCCCGTCACCGCCAAGCCCACCGAGGTCCGCATGGGCTCCGGTAAGGGTGCGCCGGAATATTGGGCGGCCCGGGTCCATCCCGGCCGCATCATGTTCGAGGTGGATGGCGTTGCCGAGGACATCGCCCGCGAGGCCCTGCGCCTCGGAGCCGCGAAGCTGCCGGTGCGCACCCGCGTCATCCAGCGCATCGCTGATTGA
- the rpsC gene encoding 30S ribosomal protein S3 (Evidence 2a : Function from experimental evidences in other organisms; PubMedId : 10094780, 12244297, 12809609, 387449, 389248; Product type s : structure) → MGQKINPIGLRLGINRTWDSRWFAEKGEYAKLMHEDVAIRAALMKQLKQAAVSKIVIERPHRKCRVTIHSGRPGVVIGKKGADIEKLRKLVGTMTKADVTINIVEVRKPEIDATLVAESIAQQLERRVAFRRAMKRAVQSAMRLGAEGIRINCAGRLGGAEIARTEWYREGRVPLHTLRADVDYGTATAFTTYGTCGIKVWVFKGEILEHDPMAQDKKAQEEGGRSGGRRERDGDDRGGRGRREPSHA, encoded by the coding sequence ATGGGTCAGAAGATCAATCCGATCGGCCTGCGTCTCGGCATCAACCGGACCTGGGATTCCCGCTGGTTCGCCGAGAAGGGCGAGTATGCCAAGCTGATGCATGAGGACGTGGCCATCCGCGCCGCCCTCATGAAGCAGCTCAAGCAGGCCGCCGTCTCGAAGATCGTCATCGAGCGCCCGCACCGGAAGTGCCGCGTCACCATCCACTCGGGCCGTCCGGGCGTGGTGATCGGCAAGAAGGGCGCGGACATCGAGAAGCTGCGTAAGCTCGTCGGCACGATGACCAAGGCCGACGTGACCATCAACATCGTCGAGGTGCGTAAGCCTGAGATCGATGCCACCCTGGTGGCCGAGTCGATCGCGCAGCAGCTCGAGCGCCGTGTCGCCTTCCGTCGCGCCATGAAGCGCGCCGTGCAGTCGGCCATGCGTCTCGGCGCCGAGGGCATCCGCATCAACTGCGCCGGCCGTCTCGGTGGCGCGGAGATCGCCCGCACCGAGTGGTACCGCGAGGGCCGCGTGCCCCTGCATACGCTTCGCGCGGACGTCGATTACGGCACCGCCACTGCCTTCACAACCTACGGGACGTGCGGCATCAAGGTGTGGGTGTTCAAGGGCGAGATCCTCGAGCACGACCCGATGGCGCAGGACAAGAAGGCCCAGGAAGAGGGTGGCCGTTCCGGCGGGCGCCGCGAGCGTGACGGTGACGACCGGGGTGGCCGCGGCCGCCGCGAGCCGTCGCACGCCTGA
- the rplB gene encoding 50S ribosomal protein L2 (Evidence 2a : Function from experimental evidences in other organisms; PubMedId : 9531480; Product type s : structure) produces MALKTFKPVTPSLRQLVLVDRRELYKGKPVKALTEGKSSSGGRNNLGRITVRFRGGGHKRVLRNVDFKRRENLNVPATVERIEYDPNRTAFIALITFPDGKQSYILAPQRLSPGDKVIAGESVDVKPGNAAPIGSMPVGTIVHNVELKIGKGGAIARSAGNYAQIVGRDQGYVTLRLNSGEQRLVHGQCFATVGAVSNPDHMNISLGKAGRNRWLGKRPHVRGVAMNPVDHPHGGGEGRTSGGRNPVTPWGVPTKGKKTRSNKRTDTFILSSRHNRKK; encoded by the coding sequence ATGGCCTTGAAGACATTCAAACCGGTCACGCCGAGCCTGCGCCAGCTCGTGCTCGTCGATCGCCGTGAGCTCTACAAGGGCAAGCCGGTGAAGGCGCTGACCGAGGGCAAGAGCTCCTCGGGCGGCCGCAACAACCTGGGCCGCATCACCGTCCGCTTCCGCGGCGGTGGCCACAAGCGGGTCCTGCGCAACGTCGACTTCAAGCGTCGCGAGAACCTCAACGTTCCCGCGACGGTGGAGCGGATCGAGTACGATCCGAACCGGACGGCGTTCATCGCGCTCATCACCTTCCCCGATGGGAAGCAGAGCTACATCCTCGCCCCCCAGCGCCTGTCGCCGGGTGACAAGGTGATCGCCGGTGAGAGCGTCGACGTGAAGCCGGGCAATGCGGCGCCGATCGGCTCCATGCCGGTGGGCACCATCGTCCACAACGTCGAGCTGAAGATCGGCAAGGGCGGCGCGATCGCCCGCTCCGCCGGCAACTACGCTCAGATCGTCGGACGCGACCAGGGCTACGTGACGCTGCGCCTGAACTCGGGCGAGCAGCGCCTCGTGCACGGTCAGTGCTTCGCGACCGTGGGTGCGGTCTCGAACCCGGACCACATGAACATCTCGCTGGGCAAGGCCGGCCGTAACCGCTGGCTCGGCAAGCGTCCGCACGTTCGCGGCGTCGCCATGAACCCGGTGGATCACCCGCACGGCGGCGGCGAGGGTCGTACCTCGGGCGGCCGGAACCCGGTCACGCCCTGGGGCGTGCCCACCAAGGGGAAGAAGACCCGGTCCAACAAGCGGACCGACACCTTCATCCTGTCCAGCCGCCATAACCGCAAGAAGTAA